One Spirochaeta africana DSM 8902 genomic window carries:
- a CDS encoding Rnf-Nqr domain containing protein has product MSPDIPLISLLFASILTSNILLANFLGMCSFISISKDMTSSNGLGMAVTLVLTITAGINWLILEYVLLPLDLIYLRFIIFIIVIAAIVQMLEMIIDRISPALYMNLGIFLPLITVNCAILGVSLFIEIRRYTLVQSVIYGFGSGLGWWLAIMLLAAIRKKTEKAPVPPGLQGPGITMIVIGLMAMAFIGFSGMLSVQ; this is encoded by the coding sequence ATGAGTCCTGATATTCCATTGATTTCACTGCTGTTTGCTTCCATCCTGACCAGCAACATCCTGCTGGCAAACTTCCTGGGGATGTGTTCGTTTATCTCGATCAGCAAGGACATGACCTCGTCGAACGGGCTTGGCATGGCGGTTACCCTGGTACTCACCATTACCGCCGGGATCAACTGGCTGATTCTGGAGTACGTACTGCTGCCGCTGGATCTGATCTATCTGCGCTTCATCATATTCATTATTGTTATTGCAGCAATCGTCCAGATGCTGGAGATGATCATCGACCGCATCTCACCGGCGCTCTATATGAACCTGGGGATCTTTCTGCCGCTGATTACGGTAAACTGTGCAATCCTGGGGGTATCGCTGTTCATCGAAATCCGCCGCTACACCCTGGTGCAGTCGGTGATCTACGGCTTCGGCTCAGGTCTGGGCTGGTGGCTCGCGATCATGCTGTTGGCAGCCATCCGGAAAAAGACCGAGAAAGCCCCGGTACCGCCGGGTCTGCAGGGACCAGGGATCACCATGATCGTCATCGGGTTGATGGCTATGGCCTTCATCGGCTTTTCCGGCATGCTGAGCGTACAGTAG
- a CDS encoding NADH:ubiquinone reductase (Na(+)-transporting) subunit F translates to MNPVFFVAPVSIAGISALLALLISATDKIVNNYGDVVIDINQGKKELEVKGGAALMGTLAESGIFVPSACGGRGSCGACKVVVKSDVGPVLPTEAPYLTKEEIEQGVRLSCQIKLKADIGIEIPDALFNIKKLRGTIKKITDLTHDIKEVLVELPEGESVDYVPGQYMQLEVPGYDKIKEPTMRAYSLSSTPSDKGHVEFLIRLVPGGIVTTYVHEHLKEGEKLNVVGPFGDFYVQDNDSPMICVAGGSGMAPFKSIFNHMIETGEIETRDVWYFFGARAVRDMFYLDWLRELDKKYEHFHFIAALSEPLPEDHWEGETGLITDVLAKYLETIIPDEQSKEGYLCGSPGMLDACMAVMRKYKMQEEKIYFDKFA, encoded by the coding sequence ATGAATCCTGTGTTTTTTGTAGCACCCGTGTCGATAGCCGGCATCAGCGCCCTGCTGGCGCTGCTGATCTCGGCCACCGACAAGATTGTCAACAACTACGGTGATGTGGTTATTGATATAAACCAGGGCAAGAAGGAGCTTGAGGTCAAGGGCGGCGCTGCATTGATGGGCACCCTGGCCGAATCGGGTATCTTTGTACCCTCGGCCTGCGGCGGTCGCGGCAGCTGCGGTGCCTGTAAGGTCGTCGTAAAGAGTGATGTCGGTCCGGTTCTGCCGACCGAGGCCCCCTATCTTACCAAAGAAGAGATCGAACAGGGGGTTCGCCTGTCCTGCCAGATCAAGCTCAAAGCGGATATCGGTATCGAGATCCCCGACGCCCTGTTCAACATCAAGAAGTTGCGCGGTACCATAAAGAAGATCACCGACCTGACCCATGACATAAAAGAGGTACTGGTCGAGCTGCCAGAGGGCGAATCCGTCGATTACGTTCCCGGGCAGTACATGCAGCTGGAGGTTCCCGGTTATGACAAGATCAAGGAACCTACCATGCGGGCTTACTCGCTGTCCTCTACCCCCTCGGACAAGGGGCACGTCGAGTTTCTGATACGTCTGGTACCCGGCGGCATTGTAACCACCTACGTCCATGAACACCTGAAAGAAGGTGAAAAGCTGAATGTAGTCGGGCCTTTCGGTGATTTCTATGTGCAGGATAACGATTCGCCAATGATCTGTGTTGCCGGCGGATCGGGAATGGCACCATTCAAATCGATATTCAATCACATGATCGAAACCGGCGAGATTGAAACCCGCGATGTCTGGTACTTCTTTGGCGCCCGGGCAGTACGGGATATGTTCTATCTTGACTGGCTGCGGGAACTGGACAAGAAGTACGAGCACTTCCATTTTATAGCGGCATTGAGTGAACCCCTGCCCGAGGATCACTGGGAGGGCGAGACCGGGCTGATTACCGATGTCCTTGCCAAGTACCTGGAGACCATTATTCCGGATGAGCAGAGCAAGGAGGGCTACCTCTGCGGCAGCCCAGGTATGCTTGACGCCTGTATGGCTGTTATGAGAAAATACAAAATGCAGGAAGAAAAGATCTATTTTGATAAGTTCGCCTGA